The following are from one region of the Mustela lutreola isolate mMusLut2 chromosome 7, mMusLut2.pri, whole genome shotgun sequence genome:
- the IDH2 gene encoding isocitrate dehydrogenase [NADP], mitochondrial has product MAGYLRVVRSLCRASGSGPAWASAAPTGPNLQEQPRRHYADKRIKVAKPVVEMDGDEMTRIIWQFIKEKLILPHVDVQLKYFDLGLPHRDQTDDQVTIDSALATQKYSVAVKCATITPDEARVEEFKLKKMWKSPNGTIRNILGGTVFREPIICKNIPRLVPGWTKPITIGRHAHGDQYKATDFVVDRAGTFKMVFSPKDGSGAKEWEVYNFPGGGVGMGMYNTDESISGFAHSCFQYAIQKKWPLYMSTKNTILKAYDGRFKDIFQEIFEKHYKTDFDKNKIWYEHRLIDDMVAQVLKSSGGFVWACKNYDGDVQSDILAQGFGSLGLMTSVLVCPDGKTIEAEAAHGTVTRHYREHQKGRPTSTNPIASIFAWTRGLEHRGKLDGNQDLIRFAQTLEKVCVQTVESGAMTKDLAGCIHGLSNVKLNEHFLNTSDFLDTIKNNLDKALGH; this is encoded by the exons ATGCCGACAAGAGGATCAAGGTGGCGAAGCCGGTGGTGGAGATGGATGGCGACGAGATGACCCGGATCATCTGGCAGTTCATCAAGGAGAAG CTCATCCTACCCCATGTGGACGTCCAGCTCAAGTATTTCGATCTGGGGCTCCCACACCGTGACCAGACCGACGACCAGGTCACCATAGACTCGGCATTGGCCACCCAGAAGTACAGTGTGGCCGTCAAGTGTGCCACCATCACCCCCGATGAGGCCCGTGTGGAAG AGTTCAAGCTGAAGAAGATGTGGAAGAGTCCCAACGGAACCATTCGGAACATCCTCGGGGGGACCGTCTTCCGGGAACCCATCATTTGCAAAAACATCCCCCGCCTGGTCCCGGGCTGGACCAAGCCCATCACCATCGGCAGGCACGCCCATGGCGACCAG TACAAGGCCACAGACTTTGTGGTGGACCGGGCCGGCACGTTTAAGATGGTCTTCTCACCGAAGGACGGCAGTGGTGCGAAGGAGTGGGAGGTGTACAACTTCCCCGGCGGCGGCGTGGGGATGGGCATGTACAATACCGACGAG TCCATCTCGGGTTTCGCACACAGCTGCTTCCAGTACGCCATCCAGAAGAAGTGGCCGCTCTACATGAGCACCAAGAACACCATCCTGAAAGCCTACGACGGGCGCTTCAAGGACATCTTCCAGGAGATCTTTGAGAA GCATTACAAGACTGACTTTGACAAGAATAAGATCTGGTATGAGCACCGGCTCATTGATGACATGGTGGCTCAGGTCCTCAAGTCTTCGGGCGGCTTCGTGTGGGCCTGCAAGAACTATGACGGAGATGTGCAGTCGGACATCCTGGCGCAAG GTTTTGGCTCCCTTGGCCTGATGACGTCTGTGCTGGTCTGCCCGGACGGCAAGACCATCGAGGCCGAGGCTGCTCATGGAACGGTCACCCGCCACTATCGGGAGCACCAGAAA ggccGGCCTACCAGCACGAACCCCATTGCCAGCATCTTTGCCTGGACTCGTGGCCTGGAGCACCGGGGGAAGCTGGACGGGAACCAGGACCTCATCAG GTTTGCACAGACCCTGGAGAAAGTGTGTGTCCAGACGGTGGAGAGCGGAGCCATGACCAAGGACCTGGCGGGCTGCATCCACGGCCTCAGCAA TGTGAAGCTGAATGAGCACTTCCTGAACACCTCCGACTTCCTGGACACCATCAAGAACAACCTGGACAAGGCTCTGGGCCACTAg